A single region of the Silene latifolia isolate original U9 population chromosome 8, ASM4854445v1, whole genome shotgun sequence genome encodes:
- the LOC141597439 gene encoding uncharacterized protein LOC141597439, whose translation MGFGFFYKGLRREDEEDELEIRLFPILEEDDTEKFNKYLEDKKEKVKDTVTSCMILDVCLWKVAKKCTVVMLKHSSTREYNLLHYFCPTLLDHIATVWEDPQFLQFMYQHCPADRLSNQTFLNILPIHGILLDIMNEDPFSRWYKGDSLIKLIILLISAPKVRPRLECARLVAENTSSINEVALGLFHSGDVKELAALLLLTYDHLFHSFKSGLTTVSHDGLPTISSADMVSQAVHGEIPDVYALVYLFNKVGCDLSNFYTSMPEEDNPADVILKVASLIKNAGFTITYKDVDLAREHSFKFGVINPICEALGVESYNGVNFGNKKLRFPSVYCVPRCATDHDDYKYLGHRRHDHLYRQQVRQYSSVPQNHKISASKLAQPSSSLRNVAFLAMRLKRGIRLL comes from the exons ATGGGGTTTGGGTTTTTTTACAAGGGTTTGAGGAGAGAGGATGAGGAAGATGAGTTAGAAATCCGACTATTTCCGATTCTGGAAGAAGATGATACTGAGAAATTCAACAAATATCTTGAAGATAAGAAGGAAAAGGTGAAGGATACCGTGACAAGTTGTATGATATTAGATGTATGCTTGTGGAAAGTTGCCAAGAAATGTACTGTTGTTATGCTTAAGCATTCATCTACCAGGGAATACAACCTCTTACATTACTTTTGTCCCACTCTTCTTGACCATATCGCCACCGTTTGGGAAGATCCTCAATTCCTTCAATTTATGTATCAGCACTGTCCTGCCGATCGTCTTTCCAATCAAACTTTTTTGAATATTCTTCCCATTCATGGTATACTCCTTGACATTAT GAATGAGGACCCTTTCTCCAGGTGGTATAAAGGGGACTCTCTTATCAAGTTAATTATACTGCTCATTTCCGCCCCTAAAGTG AGACCAAGACTTGAGTGTGCTCGTTTGGTTGCTGAAAACACATCTTCAATCAATGAAGTAGCTTTGGGCTTATTCCATAGCGGCGACGTTAAGGAGCTGGCTGCATTGCTTCTTCTGACTTATGATCACCTCTTCCATTCTTTCAAATCAG GTCTGACAACGGTCTCTCATGACGGTCTGCCAACCATCTCTTCTGCTGATATGGTTTCACAAGCTGTCCATGGTGAAATTCCCGATGTATATGCGCTGGTTTATTTATTTAACAAGGTTGGTTGTGATTTGAGCAACTTCTATACTTCGATGCCAGAAGAG GATAACCCAGCGGATGTGATATTAAAAGTTGCTAGTCTGATTAAGAATGCTGGTTTTACGATAACTTACAAGGATGTTGACTTGGCACGCGAGCATAG TTTCAAGTTCGGTGTGATTAACCCCATATGTGAAGCTCTTG GTGTTGAATCGTATAATGGTGTCAACTTCGGCAATAAAAAACTTCGGTTTCCTTCAGTTTATTGTGTCCCACGTTGTGCGACTGACCACGACGACTACAAG TATTTAGGCCACCGCCGACATGACCACCTGTACCGACAACAAGTACGACAATATAGTAGTGTCCCTCAAAATCACAAAATCAGCGCAAGCAAGCTAGCTCAGCCTAGTTCATCTTTGAGAAATGTGGCTTTTCTGGCAATGCGACTTAAAAGGGGAATCAGGCTGCTCTGA